From the genome of Campylobacter concisus, one region includes:
- a CDS encoding TonB-dependent receptor domain-containing protein yields MRFKSLFKLSLAASIAVCANGADESVLSGVEVTSSSGGYGVDDIKISTRNAGLVKDVMRDIPGVYVGGTNGMNQKIYMRGVSDRGLNITIDGAKQNGNTFHHNADLLIDPDLIKAVDVEVGSRSVVNGSGALGGSVAFKTVDAKDLLESGEIIGAKIKTGYASNNSEFSQGLMLFTAPVEGLDFIAAINHKGYDYGKSGNKRKIGGDGNDLSYLLKLGYSFLDAHRISISREHNEFKGMYPMRAEFGSWYSDSNAVDNRKYERDTTTLKYEYKPSDLLNLDVTVYNTEHKKDDPVLKILGVKTNGINAKAKSVVETGALTQTFRYGAEFYQSKNFNKPNNHYPEKVNNYSIYAEDALNFSSLTVTPGIRYTRHELKSYDGRAGNVKSYTYKFNEFTPALALDYEILKGLNAFASYARVFRGPDVMESMMAGGSRSWEANKDLKPTTGNSYETGLKYQGDISEASSYSLSAKYFMTKYKNLIVDNNAAGGRTNPIMIRKNAGGADISGVELLARLNLDALSLAASYTHQNVKYKDRVAKASGGYYTSNIIGYRDQGDKYTFNAEYAFSSIDTLIGYNLIYFASKNTISAGDNETTKIPSYAVSDIYASYTPSSGKFKGLEINAGIYNLFNKTYASQSQRMADYTGNPNYVDWEPGRNFKVNISYKF; encoded by the coding sequence ATGAGATTTAAAAGCTTATTTAAACTCTCTCTTGCAGCAAGCATAGCAGTTTGTGCAAATGGGGCAGACGAGAGCGTATTAAGCGGAGTTGAGGTAACAAGTAGTAGTGGCGGATATGGCGTTGATGACATCAAAATTTCAACTAGAAACGCTGGCCTAGTAAAAGACGTAATGAGAGATATTCCTGGTGTTTATGTTGGCGGAACAAACGGCATGAATCAAAAAATTTATATGAGGGGCGTTAGCGACCGTGGTCTAAATATCACGATAGATGGCGCAAAACAAAACGGAAATACATTTCACCACAACGCTGACTTGCTGATCGATCCAGATCTTATAAAAGCTGTTGATGTCGAGGTTGGCTCAAGATCAGTGGTAAACGGCTCAGGTGCACTTGGCGGTTCGGTCGCCTTTAAAACGGTTGACGCAAAAGACTTGCTAGAAAGCGGCGAAATCATCGGCGCAAAGATAAAAACAGGATACGCCTCAAATAACAGCGAATTTTCTCAAGGCCTTATGCTATTTACCGCGCCGGTTGAAGGGCTTGACTTTATAGCTGCTATTAATCACAAGGGCTACGACTACGGCAAAAGCGGCAACAAAAGAAAGATAGGCGGCGACGGAAACGATCTTAGCTATCTTTTAAAGCTTGGTTACAGCTTCCTTGATGCGCATAGAATTTCTATCTCAAGAGAGCATAATGAATTTAAAGGCATGTATCCAATGAGAGCTGAGTTTGGTAGCTGGTATAGCGATTCAAATGCTGTTGATAATCGTAAATATGAGCGAGATACGACGACGCTAAAATACGAGTATAAACCAAGTGATCTTCTAAATTTAGATGTAACGGTATACAACACTGAGCATAAAAAAGATGATCCAGTCTTAAAAATTTTAGGCGTAAAAACAAACGGTATAAACGCAAAGGCTAAAAGTGTAGTAGAGACCGGTGCTTTGACACAGACGTTTAGATACGGCGCTGAGTTTTACCAAAGTAAAAATTTTAACAAGCCAAATAATCACTATCCTGAAAAAGTAAATAACTACTCAATCTATGCAGAAGATGCGCTAAATTTTAGCTCGCTAACTGTTACTCCAGGTATCAGATACACTCGCCACGAGCTAAAAAGCTACGATGGTAGAGCTGGAAATGTAAAGAGCTACACCTATAAATTTAATGAATTTACCCCAGCGCTTGCACTCGATTATGAGATACTTAAAGGGCTTAACGCATTTGCAAGCTACGCAAGAGTCTTTAGAGGGCCTGACGTTATGGAGTCGATGATGGCAGGCGGAAGCAGAAGCTGGGAAGCTAACAAAGATCTGAAACCTACAACTGGTAACAGCTACGAAACTGGTCTAAAATATCAAGGCGATATAAGTGAAGCTAGCTCATATAGCTTATCTGCAAAATACTTCATGACAAAATATAAAAATTTAATAGTCGATAACAACGCAGCAGGTGGTAGAACAAATCCGATAATGATTAGAAAAAACGCTGGTGGTGCTGATATAAGCGGTGTTGAGCTACTTGCAAGGCTAAATTTAGACGCACTAAGCCTAGCTGCTAGCTACACTCATCAAAATGTAAAATATAAAGATAGGGTCGCTAAGGCAAGCGGTGGCTACTATACCTCAAATATCATTGGTTACCGCGATCAGGGCGATAAATACACATTTAACGCAGAGTACGCATTTTCTAGCATTGATACGCTAATAGGCTACAACTTAATCTACTTCGCTTCAAAAAATACCATATCGGCCGGCGATAATGAAACTACTAAGATACCAAGCTATGCAGTTAGCGATATCTATGCTAGCTATACGCCAAGTAGCGGTAAATTTAAAGGGCTAGAGATAAATGCTGGAATTTATAACCTCTTTAATAAAACTTATGCTTCGCAGTCTCAAAGAATGGCTGATTATACAGGCAATCCAAACTATGTGGACTGGGAGCCAGGTAGAAATTTCAAGGTAAACATATCTTATAAATTTTAA
- a CDS encoding DUF2625 family protein, with translation MATRSFYTGRFAAKYRKFYELYHWDDWREDVKNFSLDRMIFVLLPIL, from the coding sequence TTGGCTACTCGTAGTTTTTATACTGGGCGCTTTGCGGCGAAATATCGAAAATTTTATGAGCTTTACCACTGGGATGACTGGCGTGAAGATGTGAAAAATTTTAGCCTTGATAGGATGATATTTGTACTACTGCCGATACTTTGA
- a CDS encoding DUF2625 family protein: MRALDELIDTNEPGWALIEEWLKEAKNDYEILPRDESRAQKELLGLQVTTRSPMGALVYGCGGIVIDGGWLRLLGSGCEQMKRGIYSFNLGKSFSEAGQMPGYLLVADDVLGGFFAVNGGAFGGKAGNAFYCVPDSGKWEDT, from the coding sequence ATGAGAGCTTTAGACGAGCTTATAGACACAAATGAGCCAGGCTGGGCGCTGATCGAAGAGTGGCTAAAAGAGGCTAAAAATGACTATGAAATTTTGCCTCGCGATGAGAGCAGGGCGCAAAAGGAGCTTTTGGGGCTTCAGGTAACCACTCGCTCGCCGATGGGAGCGCTTGTTTATGGGTGCGGCGGCATAGTGATAGATGGCGGTTGGTTGCGCCTGCTTGGCTCAGGATGTGAGCAGATGAAGCGCGGAATTTACAGCTTTAACCTTGGCAAAAGCTTTAGCGAAGCAGGGCAGATGCCTGGCTACTTGCTCGTGGCAGACGATGTTTTGGGCGGATTTTTCGCGGTAAATGGCGGCGCCTTTGGTGGCAAAGCTGGCAATGCCTTTTACTGCGTGCCAGATAGTGGCAAATGGGAGGATACGTAG
- the fabI gene encoding enoyl-ACP reductase FabI produces the protein MILKGKKGLIVGVANAKSIAYGIAKACHDQGAQMAFTYLNDALKKRVEPIAEEFGSKFVYELDVNNQAHLDGLANQIKKDLGEIDFVVHAVAYAPKEALEGEFVNTTKEAFDIAMGTSVYSLLSLTRAVLPVLKEGGSVLTLTYLGGPKFVPHYNVMGVAKAALESSVRYLAHDLGAKNIRVNAISAGPIKTLAASGIGDFRMILRYNEVNSPLKRNVTTEDVGNSAMYLLSDLASGVTGEVHYVDCGYNIMGMGDVATDAEGNTILAWDAK, from the coding sequence ATGATACTAAAAGGTAAAAAAGGTCTGATCGTCGGTGTCGCCAACGCCAAGTCAATAGCTTACGGCATCGCAAAAGCTTGTCACGATCAAGGTGCACAGATGGCATTTACATACCTAAACGACGCTCTTAAAAAGCGCGTAGAGCCGATCGCTGAAGAGTTTGGTAGCAAATTTGTCTACGAGCTTGACGTAAATAACCAAGCTCACCTAGACGGGCTTGCAAATCAAATCAAAAAAGACCTTGGCGAGATCGATTTTGTCGTGCACGCTGTGGCTTACGCACCAAAAGAGGCACTTGAGGGCGAGTTTGTAAACACCACAAAAGAGGCATTTGACATAGCGATGGGCACTAGCGTCTACTCGCTGCTAAGCCTTACTCGCGCGGTTTTGCCAGTGCTAAAAGAGGGCGGCTCGGTGCTCACTCTTACATATCTTGGCGGACCAAAATTTGTGCCACACTACAACGTAATGGGCGTTGCCAAAGCAGCACTTGAAAGCTCAGTCCGCTACCTAGCACACGACCTTGGCGCTAAAAACATCCGCGTAAATGCGATCAGCGCAGGCCCAATTAAAACGCTTGCCGCAAGCGGTATAGGCGACTTTAGGATGATCTTGCGCTACAACGAAGTAAACAGCCCACTAAAACGCAACGTCACCACTGAAGACGTCGGCAACAGCGCTATGTACCTACTTAGCGACCTAGCTAGCGGCGTAACAGGCGAAGTTCACTACGTAGATTGCGGCTACAACATCATGGGCATGGGCGACGTGGCTACCGACGCCGAGGGCAACACGATCCTAGCTTGGGACGCAAAATAA
- a CDS encoding triose-phosphate isomerase, with protein sequence MRFLANLKCNHTRESFAKYAQILDANLSANDDVTVFPPFSALDGAAHKFKLGAQNFYPCESGAHTGEIGKAMLDEFGVKSVLIGHSERRELGESEELLRVKFDFAAKAGWQIVYCIGENLSVKEAGGTKEFLAEQLKNIDLGHERLLIAYEPIWAIGTGKSASAEQIEGVLNFIREQTSVPLLYGGSVNAANIADIAGIKSCDGVLVGTASWDANNFLNLIRVVS encoded by the coding sequence GTGAGGTTTTTAGCAAATTTAAAGTGCAATCATACGAGAGAAAGCTTTGCTAAATACGCTCAAATTTTAGACGCAAATTTAAGCGCAAACGACGACGTGACGGTATTCCCCCCGTTTAGCGCGCTTGATGGCGCGGCTCATAAATTTAAACTTGGCGCGCAAAATTTCTACCCGTGCGAAAGCGGCGCTCACACCGGCGAGATCGGCAAGGCGATGCTGGATGAGTTTGGCGTAAAAAGCGTACTGATCGGGCATTCCGAACGGAGGGAGCTTGGCGAGAGCGAGGAGCTTTTGCGCGTTAAATTCGATTTTGCCGCAAAGGCTGGCTGGCAGATCGTTTACTGCATCGGCGAAAATTTGAGCGTGAAAGAAGCTGGCGGCACGAAAGAGTTTTTGGCAGAACAGCTAAAAAATATCGACCTTGGCCACGAGCGGCTGCTGATCGCCTACGAGCCAATTTGGGCGATAGGTACGGGCAAGAGCGCGAGTGCGGAGCAGATCGAAGGAGTTTTAAATTTCATCCGCGAGCAGACGAGCGTACCGCTACTTTACGGCGGAAGCGTCAATGCAGCAAACATCGCTGATATCGCAGGTATAAAAAGCTGCGATGGGGTTTTGGTAGGCACAGCCAGCTGGGATGCGAATAATTTTTTAAATTTGATACGCGTTGTCTCGTGA
- a CDS encoding phosphoglycerate kinase produces MSEILSINDLELGGAKVFVRCDFNVPMDEFLNITDDRRIRSAIPTIRYCLDNGCSVVLASHLGRPKNGFEEKFSLRGVAKRLSRLLDRDVIFAEDVIGADAKAKVAALKPGEILLLENLRFEKGETKNDETLAKELSEFGEFYINDAFGVCHRAHASVEAITKFYDEKHKAAGFLLQKEINFAQNLIKHPARPFVAVVGGSKVSGKLQALHNLLPRVDKLIIGGGMAFTFLKSLGENIGNSLLEEDLIEDAREILRKGRELGVKIYLPVDVVAAQTFSAESAVKFVPAQEIPSGWMGLDIGPASIRLFKEVIADAQTIWWNGPMGVFEMDKFSKGSIKMSHAIIDTHATTVVGGGDTADVVERAGDADEMTFISTGGGASLELIEGKELPGIKPLRKAAE; encoded by the coding sequence ATGAGTGAAATTTTATCGATCAACGATCTTGAGCTCGGCGGCGCGAAGGTATTTGTCAGGTGCGATTTTAACGTGCCGATGGACGAGTTTTTAAACATCACCGACGACCGCCGCATACGCTCGGCGATCCCTACGATCCGCTATTGCCTGGATAACGGCTGCAGCGTGGTTTTGGCCAGCCACCTCGGGCGCCCTAAAAACGGCTTTGAGGAGAAATTTTCGCTGCGAGGCGTAGCAAAGAGGCTTTCAAGGCTGCTTGATAGAGACGTGATATTTGCCGAGGACGTAATAGGCGCGGACGCCAAAGCCAAAGTCGCCGCACTGAAGCCCGGCGAGATTTTGCTTCTTGAAAATTTACGCTTTGAAAAGGGCGAGACCAAAAACGATGAAACTTTGGCAAAAGAGCTTTCAGAATTTGGTGAATTTTACATAAACGACGCGTTTGGCGTCTGCCACAGAGCGCACGCATCGGTTGAAGCGATCACTAAATTTTACGACGAGAAGCATAAGGCGGCGGGATTTTTGCTACAAAAAGAGATAAATTTCGCTCAAAATCTCATCAAACACCCTGCGCGCCCGTTCGTCGCGGTCGTCGGCGGCAGCAAGGTAAGCGGCAAACTGCAAGCCCTACACAACCTGCTTCCGCGCGTGGATAAGCTGATAATCGGCGGCGGCATGGCCTTTACGTTTTTAAAATCGCTCGGCGAAAATATAGGAAATTCGCTTCTTGAAGAAGATCTCATCGAGGACGCACGCGAAATTTTACGCAAGGGCAGGGAGCTTGGCGTTAAAATTTACCTACCGGTGGACGTCGTCGCAGCCCAGACCTTTTCAGCTGAAAGCGCGGTGAAATTCGTCCCCGCCCAAGAAATACCTAGCGGCTGGATGGGACTAGATATTGGACCTGCGTCGATTAGGCTCTTTAAAGAGGTCATCGCCGACGCACAAACTATCTGGTGGAACGGACCGATGGGCGTTTTTGAGATGGATAAATTTAGCAAAGGTAGCATCAAAATGAGCCACGCCATCATCGACACTCACGCGACTACGGTCGTTGGCGGCGGCGATACGGCCGACGTGGTCGAGCGCGCCGGGGATGCCGACGAGATGACCTTTATCTCGACTGGAGGCGGCGCTAGTCTGGAGCTTATCGAGGGCAAGGAGCTGCCAGGCATAAAACCGCTTAGAAAGGCTGCGGAGTGA
- the gap gene encoding type I glyceraldehyde-3-phosphate dehydrogenase, whose translation MSVKVAINGFGRIGRCAARIILERDDVELVAINDTATRDMTRYLLKYDSVHGEFKQDVKVINDEFIEVNGKKIRVFSTRDLNELNYADYGADVVLECTGKFLTTEKCEPYLARGIKKVVMSAPAKDDTATFVVGVNDDKYAGEAIVSNASCTTNGLAPVAKVLNDKFGIVKGLMTTIHAYTNGQSLVDVKAKDFRRSRAAALNIGPTTTGAAKAIAKVLPELNGKMHGQSVRVPVANVSMVDLTAVLKRPASKEEINEAFRAAAESNLRGILFVDDDYRVSSDFCTSAYSSIVASDTTQVIAGDMVKVFAWYDNEWGYSTRLVDLAKIVATK comes from the coding sequence ATGTCAGTTAAAGTAGCAATAAACGGCTTCGGGCGTATCGGCAGGTGCGCTGCTCGTATTATTTTAGAGCGAGACGACGTTGAGCTTGTCGCTATCAACGACACCGCAACAAGGGATATGACGAGGTATTTGCTCAAATACGACAGCGTACACGGCGAATTTAAACAAGACGTTAAGGTGATAAACGACGAATTTATAGAAGTAAATGGTAAAAAGATAAGAGTTTTTTCAACAAGAGATCTAAACGAGCTTAACTACGCAGACTACGGCGCGGACGTGGTTTTGGAGTGTACGGGCAAGTTTTTGACTACCGAAAAATGCGAGCCCTATCTAGCTCGCGGTATCAAAAAAGTCGTCATGAGCGCTCCGGCAAAAGACGACACGGCGACGTTCGTAGTCGGCGTAAATGACGATAAATATGCAGGCGAAGCGATCGTTTCAAACGCAAGCTGCACCACAAACGGCCTAGCTCCCGTCGCAAAGGTGCTAAACGATAAATTTGGCATCGTAAAAGGGCTCATGACTACGATCCATGCCTACACCAACGGTCAGAGCCTAGTAGACGTAAAGGCCAAAGACTTCCGCCGCTCGCGCGCTGCGGCCCTAAATATCGGGCCTACGACCACCGGAGCCGCAAAAGCGATCGCAAAAGTACTTCCCGAGCTAAACGGCAAGATGCACGGACAAAGCGTGCGCGTGCCGGTCGCTAACGTCTCCATGGTCGATCTAACGGCGGTTTTAAAAAGACCGGCTAGCAAAGAGGAGATAAACGAGGCGTTTAGAGCGGCTGCTGAGTCGAATTTAAGGGGAATTTTATTCGTCGATGACGATTATAGGGTTAGCAGCGACTTTTGCACGAGCGCATATAGCAGTATCGTAGCGAGCGACACTACGCAGGTTATTGCGGGCGATATGGTGAAGGTCTTTGCGTGGTACGACAACGAGTGGGGCTACTCGACAAGGCTCGTCGATCTTGCTAAGATCGTGGCTACGAAGTAA
- the nadD gene encoding nicotinate (nicotinamide) nucleotide adenylyltransferase — protein sequence MKLALFGGSFDPVHLGHDSIVKMALNSLDIDKLIIMPTFISPFKSEFSAPPELRLKWIREIWGDLEKVEISDYEINLARPVPTIETVKYLYEKFKIEKFYLIIGADHLATLDKWHGYEELKSLVQFVIAKRNHIEIPQNLQKMDVHVDVSSSQIRHQKGLDELPSKIKDEVINFYQGLKMQERSMQERTESIVKVLDAKKAEEIQVFDMSGDDYFVKAVVIATTLGERHAYSLSEDLKEELKPLGEKFIGTESSPDWIVMDLGDILIHLLSPAYRAKYNIEEFLQKLKTSKES from the coding sequence ATGAAGTTAGCACTTTTTGGCGGGAGCTTTGATCCGGTTCATTTAGGACACGATAGCATTGTGAAAATGGCACTAAATAGCCTTGATATCGACAAGCTCATCATCATGCCAACTTTTATAAGTCCCTTTAAGAGCGAATTCTCAGCTCCGCCAGAGCTTCGCCTAAAGTGGATAAGAGAAATTTGGGGCGACCTAGAGAAGGTCGAGATTTCTGACTATGAGATAAATTTAGCTCGCCCTGTGCCTACCATAGAGACGGTCAAGTATTTGTATGAGAAATTCAAGATAGAAAAATTTTATCTCATAATAGGCGCGGATCACCTAGCCACGCTTGATAAGTGGCACGGGTACGAGGAGCTAAAAAGCTTAGTGCAGTTTGTGATCGCTAAGCGCAATCACATAGAAATTCCACAAAATTTACAAAAAATGGACGTGCATGTGGATGTTAGCTCGTCACAGATCAGGCACCAAAAGGGGCTTGATGAGCTGCCCAGCAAGATAAAAGATGAAGTTATAAATTTTTACCAAGGATTAAAAATGCAAGAGAGATCGATGCAAGAGCGCACCGAAAGTATAGTTAAGGTTTTAGACGCAAAAAAGGCTGAAGAGATACAAGTGTTTGATATGAGTGGGGATGATTATTTCGTAAAAGCCGTAGTTATCGCTACAACGCTTGGTGAGAGGCATGCTTACTCACTGAGCGAGGATCTAAAAGAGGAGCTCAAGCCTCTTGGAGAAAAATTTATAGGTACGGAGAGTTCGCCTGATTGGATAGTGATGGACCTTGGCGACATTTTGATACATCTTTTAAGCCCAGCTTACAGAGCAAAATACAACATCGAAGAATTTTTGCAAAAGCTAAAAACTAGCAAAGAGTCTTAA
- a CDS encoding YeiH family protein has translation MSHKFFAVLVLSLICAVSFTLSNTLLAKFHTSPLIISIVLGAIFANLFTKQTQILKSSGVVAIAGKQILRLGIILFGFNISLSEIASVGTLGVIYVAFMVFATFCFALFAAKALGLSKDSAVLIGSGASICGAAAVMATQNEIKADANKLAIAICTVVLFGTIGMFIYPFITNFLALTPHQTGFFIGGSLHEVAHVVAASAAFDSTASSTAVIIKMLRVIMLVPFLFLLNFLNLSQNSGGSKLKSIPWFALFFLVAICVRSLPFFPENLVQILKLAASICLCVAMCALGFGIDRSIFKATGKKPFLLAFFIFLWLICSSLVFVKTLC, from the coding sequence ATGTCTCATAAATTTTTCGCTGTGTTAGTTTTATCGCTGATTTGTGCCGTCTCTTTTACGCTCTCAAATACACTTTTAGCTAAATTTCACACTAGCCCACTCATCATCTCCATCGTTTTAGGCGCCATTTTTGCAAATCTTTTTACCAAACAGACTCAAATTTTAAAATCTAGTGGTGTCGTAGCGATTGCTGGAAAGCAAATTTTAAGGCTTGGCATCATACTTTTTGGCTTTAATATAAGCCTTAGCGAGATCGCAAGTGTCGGCACCCTTGGTGTGATATATGTAGCTTTTATGGTCTTTGCGACCTTTTGCTTTGCGCTTTTTGCCGCCAAAGCTTTGGGACTTAGCAAGGATAGTGCTGTGCTCATTGGCTCAGGGGCTAGCATATGTGGCGCAGCTGCTGTCATGGCTACTCAAAATGAGATAAAAGCAGACGCAAACAAGCTTGCTATTGCCATTTGTACGGTGGTACTTTTTGGGACGATCGGTATGTTTATCTATCCATTTATCACCAATTTTCTAGCTCTCACGCCACACCAAACCGGCTTTTTTATAGGTGGCTCACTTCACGAAGTAGCCCATGTAGTGGCAGCTTCAGCAGCATTTGACAGCACAGCAAGTAGCACTGCCGTCATTATAAAAATGCTTCGCGTAATCATGCTTGTGCCATTTTTGTTTTTACTAAATTTCTTAAATTTAAGCCAAAATAGTGGTGGCTCAAAGCTAAAGAGCATACCATGGTTTGCGCTATTTTTCCTAGTGGCGATATGCGTTAGATCTTTGCCATTTTTCCCTGAAAATTTGGTGCAAATTTTAAAGCTAGCCGCTAGCATCTGTCTTTGTGTTGCGATGTGTGCTTTGGGGTTTGGGATAGATAGGAGTATATTTAAAGCGACGGGCAAAAAGCCATTTTTGCTAGCATTTTTTATATTTTTATGGCTTATTTGCTCATCGCTTGTTTTTGTTAAGACTCTTTGCTAG
- a CDS encoding sugar transferase encodes MIILGEKYTFTSLELEKLRKKFGQVNFLSHENSDAKALRNALENLIKSGDQRLIVLNTAKPVDGKLVRFLTLLQFKTKYKKIKFLNVENFLEIYLQKCYIPENGENLNFLDEIRPYGAFDYALKRMIDYAGCLILFLLLFGLKFYVKRKIDEQSPGSLYFLQSRVGLDNKEFECIKFRSMMEDAEKDGAKFASENDERVFEFGEFMRKTRIDEVPQCINVFRGQMHLIGPRPERRHWINFFEKEIPYYNERHIVRPGITGWAQVNYPYGSNTHDAKQKLMYDLYYIKHWSLWLEIKIIVKTIAIIFEKKGV; translated from the coding sequence ATGATCATCCTTGGCGAAAAATATACTTTTACCAGCCTAGAACTAGAAAAGCTTAGAAAGAAATTTGGTCAAGTAAATTTTTTATCCCATGAAAATAGCGACGCAAAAGCCTTGCGAAACGCACTAGAAAATCTCATAAAATCAGGCGATCAAAGGCTGATCGTGCTAAATACCGCAAAGCCAGTTGATGGCAAACTGGTGAGATTTCTCACGCTTTTGCAGTTTAAAACGAAGTATAAAAAGATAAAATTTCTAAACGTAGAGAATTTTTTAGAAATTTATCTACAAAAATGTTATATCCCAGAAAATGGCGAAAATCTTAATTTTTTAGATGAGATAAGGCCTTATGGTGCCTTTGATTACGCACTGAAGCGAATGATCGATTATGCTGGCTGTTTGATACTTTTTCTCTTGCTTTTTGGTCTAAAATTTTATGTAAAGAGAAAGATAGACGAGCAATCGCCTGGAAGTCTTTACTTTTTACAAAGTAGAGTTGGGCTAGATAACAAGGAATTTGAGTGCATTAAATTTCGCTCGATGATGGAAGATGCCGAGAAAGATGGAGCAAAATTTGCTAGCGAAAATGATGAGAGAGTATTTGAGTTTGGCGAATTTATGCGAAAAACTCGTATAGACGAGGTGCCGCAGTGTATAAATGTCTTTCGAGGACAAATGCATCTGATAGGTCCAAGGCCTGAGCGAAGACACTGGATAAATTTCTTTGAAAAAGAGATCCCTTACTACAATGAACGCCACATCGTTCGCCCAGGGATAACTGGCTGGGCGCAGGTGAACTACCCTTATGGCTCAAATACACACGACGCCAAACAAAAACTAATGTATGATCTTTACTATATCAAACACTGGTCACTTTGGCTGGAGATAAAGATCATAGTAAAAACTATCGCGATTATATTTGAGAAAAAAGGCGTTTAA
- the argS gene encoding arginine--tRNA ligase, giving the protein MKNKIKAEISKVLEREFVLEKPKDKNLAHYATPLFSLAKELKKSPAMIASEFADKFSGSKIVEASAVNGYLNFKLKSEFLDEISKQILLDSENFAKEDTKKDSYLIEYISANPTGPLHIGHVRGAVYGDTLARLGKRLGYAISTEYYINDAGNQIDLLGTSISLSAKEQLFNESVVYPEKYYRGDYILDIAKLANEKFGKEIFYDESRNLELAEFGKDIVLEIIKKDLADVGIFIESWASEKALYDGLEPTINKLKRSNQMYEKEGATYIASTTLGDDNDRVVVRNDGRPTYLAGDIIYHNAKFEKNFDHYINIWGADHHGYIARLKAAINFLGYDENKLEVILMQMVSLLKDGKPYKMSKRAGNAVLMSDIVSEIGAEALRFIFISKANTSSLEFDVDELKKEDSSNPIFYINYAHARINQVFTKAGKNVQDVINANFECLDENARNLLFEALILPEILEDAFISRQLQKIPDYLKSLAASFHKFYNENRVVGNENEDSLLKVFAVVAISIKTAFNIMGITAKDRM; this is encoded by the coding sequence TTGAAAAATAAAATAAAAGCTGAAATTTCAAAGGTTTTAGAGCGTGAATTTGTGCTTGAAAAGCCGAAGGATAAAAATTTAGCCCACTATGCAACGCCTCTTTTTAGCCTTGCAAAGGAGCTAAAAAAGTCGCCAGCTATGATAGCTAGCGAGTTTGCCGATAAATTTAGTGGCAGTAAGATAGTCGAAGCCAGTGCGGTAAATGGATATTTAAATTTCAAGCTAAAAAGCGAATTTTTAGATGAAATTTCAAAGCAAATTTTGCTAGATAGCGAAAATTTTGCAAAAGAAGATACGAAAAAAGATAGCTATTTAATAGAATACATCAGTGCAAATCCAACTGGGCCGCTTCACATCGGGCATGTTAGAGGCGCAGTTTACGGCGATACTTTGGCAAGACTTGGCAAAAGACTTGGCTACGCTATCTCAACAGAATACTATATAAACGATGCTGGCAATCAAATCGATCTGCTCGGCACTTCGATATCGCTTTCGGCAAAAGAGCAGCTTTTTAACGAAAGCGTCGTCTATCCAGAGAAATACTACCGAGGCGATTATATTTTAGATATTGCCAAACTTGCAAATGAGAAATTTGGCAAGGAAATTTTTTATGATGAAAGTAGAAACCTCGAGCTTGCCGAGTTTGGCAAGGATATCGTGCTTGAGATCATTAAAAAAGATTTAGCGGACGTTGGGATATTTATAGAGAGCTGGGCTAGCGAGAAAGCTCTTTATGATGGCTTAGAGCCAACTATAAACAAGCTAAAACGTTCAAATCAAATGTATGAAAAAGAGGGCGCTACTTATATCGCTTCAACCACGCTTGGCGATGACAATGATAGGGTTGTGGTTAGAAATGATGGTAGACCGACATATCTAGCTGGCGACATTATCTATCATAACGCCAAATTTGAGAAAAATTTCGACCACTACATAAACATTTGGGGTGCAGACCACCATGGATATATCGCAAGGCTAAAGGCTGCGATAAATTTCCTTGGATACGATGAAAACAAGCTTGAAGTGATACTTATGCAGATGGTTAGTCTACTAAAAGATGGCAAGCCGTATAAGATGAGCAAGCGCGCTGGCAATGCCGTGCTGATGAGCGATATCGTAAGTGAGATCGGTGCTGAGGCGCTTAGATTTATCTTTATAAGCAAGGCAAATACGAGTAGTTTGGAATTTGACGTGGATGAGCTTAAAAAAGAAGATAGCTCAAATCCTATCTTTTATATAAACTATGCTCATGCTAGGATAAATCAAGTCTTTACAAAGGCTGGGAAAAATGTTCAAGATGTAATCAATGCAAACTTCGAATGCCTAGATGAAAATGCTAGAAATTTACTTTTTGAGGCGCTAATCTTGCCTGAAATTTTAGAGGACGCTTTTATCTCAAGGCAGCTTCAAAAGATCCCAGACTATCTGAAGTCCCTAGCTGCTAGTTTTCATAAATTTTATAACGAAAACCGTGTGGTTGGAAATGAAAACGAAGATAGCTTGCTAAAAGTTTTTGCAGTTGTCGCTATCTCGATAAAAACAGCATTTAATATAATGGGAATTACAGCTAAAGATAGGATGTAG